The sequence below is a genomic window from Schistocerca nitens isolate TAMUIC-IGC-003100 chromosome 4, iqSchNite1.1, whole genome shotgun sequence.
tacagtactgtcaaccttgGGTACGTATATGGTGTTTTACTTCCTTCCAGACGCGGATTCTCTTAGGTGTTTACTGTTACTGCGCTCTTTGTACGCTCAAATGATGTAAtgaatttacattttctttcttcagCTACTTGTTAGCAATGGgagcctactactcgacaagtgaaatggtggATATGATATTCTGCAATGGGCTCATCCgatgtggacaagcggttctaggctcttcagtctgaaaccgcgcgaccgctacggtcgcaggttcgaatcctgcctcgggcatggatgtgggagatgtccctaggttagttaggtttaagtagttattggctctgaggtgtgtacacatcgcccgtcgctctcattattgattattctctttttattattttaaggtagcttcaatttagatgagataagtcgtaacatagtagatgtactcGAAAGTGTATCTAGGATGAGGTTCAAGacataacttattagtaaagtgtttcacttacactgaaaatttttctgtgcaaatcaggatatcttgattatttatttcattatatttattttttgttcatttaattatttaatataaataattttgttgaattttgtcttagtatattttatagaatagattttttaaattatagtttattggtaatgtaagtgttttatgaaatattattttaaattttttaaagtagattttatttattgtaccttttgtatcagggtttatcaaaattttagtatttattttacttgtctccatttgggttgatttataaataatttatactcaatgtaacataattattattaaattatttatagaaatgagatgttaatcgtttcctaagatacctagtttcttaagaaaaaatttaattttttgaagttaattgtttttatttaattttttaagtataaatactaacttatttattctttaagggataagctttgacGTTAACAACCTATAATTTGTTTataaaaatataatagtaagctttaaacctGCTATCTTTgagattacgttttagttcattatttttttattttgattttataaatattttaggttttttattaagattattaatttaattttaaaattttggaataatgatagaattagtatatttatttgtataaaatttttaccttgtaaacttattataaggaactaggcaaaactgatttccgcctgtttatcaaaaacatgtcctcttgaaaatattttgaggtctggcctgctcactgagcggatttttaaagagccgcggtattttgaccgtgcaaaggtagcataGTCATTAgactcttaattagtggctggaatgaatggcttgacgagaaatcaactgtctcttaataaataatggagcaactatcattctttcatgatcatactatggtcgtattattattaattacagtaattgtaggttatgccctaaggtgttaagtcccatagtgctcagagacatttgaaccatattctgcaATGGTTTACCCAACAGACATAGCCTGCTAGTCGGAGTCTTGTATGCTGAAAAATATACATGGAACAGAGTGGCCTCTGATAAACTGTTTGGCAGACTTTTTCAGAGTGTAAGGGACACAGGTACTCTTGCACATCAGAATACTGACAATGGAAGGCCCCACACAGTCCGCACGCCTAACTTGGAGGAACattcggtggaagaaacccctgaGACCAGTGTGTgatgattagcagcagcagaaggcgtgctTCTCTGCCTAATTTGGGGgaacttcatgaacaattgctgtacccatatcatccACAGCTCGTTCAGGCCCTAAGGCGACAGGATCATTATGGCAGATGGCGGTTCTGTCAGTGGCTGTTgtagaagtgtgccgcagatccactgttcatatccaggattttatttactgatgagaagGGGTTCACAAgaaatggtgttgtgaatttccatcaGGAGCATGTATGGGCAGAGGTAAATCCCCAAGCAAATACAGAAAACAGGgtatcaacaccgattctcaatcaaaaTTTGGGCAGGcatacttggcgatagattaatagggccatatgttctaccacaaaggttaactgggcgtattttcttgactttctcattaatgtaatgCCTAtgctgctggaggctgtgccattgcggcaaccaatacaaatgtggttcatgcacggtgatGCACcggcacactttcgtcacaatatGCATGAACACCTAATGCACATGTCTCAGGAACGCTGGAATGGTTAGGGGGCGGGGCACACCTTGGCCCGCTCATTCCCCAGACCTCATATCCTCTACACATTTGGTTaaggggacacttgaaggaattgatctacgccacgccaatcaacgatgtgcgaACACTATAAAGTCGCTTCTTCTATTCGTGCCAGAAGATACAGTAACAACCGGATATACTTCAAAGTGTGCATCATTCCTTACGCCAGAGGTCAGAGGAGTAAACTGttatgaatggacgccacgttgaacacctcctttGAGCACGTGTTTAtagcagaaagtatgcatttccggactcacgtttattggatttatttttcttgtttcgataagTACTACCACCTCGAAAACTATCTGACACTTTTTTTAACTCTCTGTAGAAATGATTACTTGTTTCTCTTCGTCTAGAAGGTTAAGGCGATAATGGTTAGCCTCATATAAACCATTTCAGGCCACTGTCCCACTCTGAAAGGCAACGTTGGTTACTAACCATCATCGACACATTTACAACTCTAGCAATCGCATTTACGTCACAATGGGTTGCAAGTTCTGGATGCCCAATTCCTATAACTGTGGACAAAGGATGACAATTCAAATCTGATTTATTTACCAAACTGAGAAGCTTCTGTGGAGCAGTCCGCCATTCTGCTATGAGCTACCACCCTGCCAGCAATAGCATGATGGAACAGTGGTATGGTTCCCTTAAACCAGTCCTAATGTGCCATGAGACAAACTGTATGTCAGCCTTGCCACTAGTTCTGCTGGGGCTTAGGACAAAGTGCAGTCCAGACCTGGATGCATCACCAACTGGGTTTGTGTACGGTGAAATCTTTGCCTACCATTAAGTTTGTTGATTTGAGAGCCTTACCAAAAGACAGTACAGATTCTCTGCATTTCAATGATAACCTAAGAGACAGAATCTCACAAATCCGCCCACAACCAACATCCTGACGTGGTGATCACCAAACTTTTGTGCATAAGGAATTAAACAGATGTACACAGACCATGCTATGCAGGGATGGGCTTAAGCCAGTGTGACACTGAGTTGCCACCATAGACGAGAAGATATTGAAGATCATGGTTAATGGAAAACAAAATACCGCCTCCATCGGCCATTGCAAACCTGTGTTTGTCATAGAAGAACCTGCTAGTATCCACCCCCTCCTACCATGCTACATGCCTCGACTGTTGAAGACCAGAAAGCACGCTCGACAATGACGCCAGCTCATAAGACACGGTCTGGTTGCAGTATGCACTTCCTGGCGAAGTACATGGACAACGCCTAGGGTACCACACAGGACGACACTCCGCTCTCCTGTGGGGGGCTGTGTAGAGGTAGAGACTGTGGGAGGTCACAATCGGCTCTCGCCTGACAGCTAGCAATCAGATGATTGCAAGACGTCAGCTGACTTTGTACGCCAGCCGCAAGGAGCGCTGGCAAGTGATTGTTCTTTGCTGAGGCACAGACTTTCCGTACAGCGACCTTTCTTTGCTtcttacttttttttacttttaatctgctgtttatcgaaactgTATGGTTACTATTGACTGCGCTTAAttgaacattatttttcttttttactgtgtCAGATGTATGCCACACTACGAATCATTAGAAATAAAGTGTTGAGTTTAACTGTGCTAAGAGTCTTCTTCGTTATATGGATGCGATGTTTGTTCACTGCTTTTGCACTTCAAACCAACACCAGTGacagaggtaacaaggccaaaaGAATCCAAGGGAAAGTTGTGGGCAGAGAAGTGGCTAATGCAAAGCAACAGATTCACCCACACTCTGTTAATAAGAAGCTGGTAGAAAATGATTATCGTAAGTAACTAAGAATGGATGAAACATGCGTTTTGGACCAGCTAAACATCATCAAATGAAAAAGAATGCAGCCATGAGAGAGGCTGTAAGCTATGAGAAGAGGATGTCAGCTGCATTACGGTTTCCAGCCACTGGTAGAAGTTAAGAGAACCTCAACTTTAGTGTTGTTGTGTTCCCACAATTCATATCTAAAATGATTCCTCAAACCTGCAGTATGGTTTATAGTTCCATGAGGAAATACATCATGGTAAAGCAAACTAATTAAAACAAACGATGTGcatgaaaaatttataaatttatttatatatCTAGCATGAAAGATGCCCCTGTAtgtttaataaaataatttcagatgagaAGAAGGAAGACTGCAAGTGGTAGAGGTGCATGTCATCTAATAAGTACAACAGATATCTAAGAAATGAAGCATCTAGCAATTGTTAGAACTGTAAAAAAGATCCCACACGTTGCTTTTCATAGCATAAGGCTTGGACAAAGGCTGGGCTATTTTAACACTTATAACAATAAAGCAAGTATATTTATGGGTAAATGTCTACTGACTGTCTACATTCTGGATTTACTTCCGATaagcatttctagcatttgtagacttagagaaagcttttgacaatgttgactggaatactctctttcaaattctgaaggtggcaggggtaaaatacaaggagcgaaaggttatttacaatttgtacagaaagcagatggcaggcttgtagcctatccctgatgttattcaatctgtatattgagcaagcagtaaaggaaacaaaagaaaaaaagaaacaaaagacaatttcggagtaggtattaaattccatggagaagaaataaaaactttgaggttcgccgatgacattgtaattctgtcagagacagcaaacgacttggaagagcagttgaacggaatggacagtgtcttgaaaggaggatataagatgaacagcaacaaaagcaaaatgaggataatggaatgtagtcgaattaagtcgggtgatgctgagggaattatattgggaaatgacacacttaaagtagtaaagcagttttgctatttggggagcaaaataactgatgatggtcgaagtagagaggatataaaatgtagactggcaatggcaaggaaagtgtttctgaagaagagaaattcgttaacatcgaatacagaattaagtgtcaggaagtcgtttctgaaagtatttgtatggagtgtagccatttatggaagtgaaacatggacgataaatagtttggacaagaagagaatagaagttttcgaaatgtggtgctacagaagaatgctgaagattagatgggtagatcacataactaatgaggcggtactgaacagaattggggagaagaggagtttgtggcacaacttgacaagaagaaggaaccagttggtaggacatgttctgaggcatcaagggatcaccaatttagtactggaaggcagcgtggatggtaaaaatcgtagagggagaccaagagatgagtacactaagcagatcgagaaggatataggctgcagtaggtactggaagatgaagaagcttgcacagggtagagtagcatggagagctgcatcagaccagtcttaggactgaagaccacaacaacaacaacaagcaccttACATGAAATCTAGCGTCTAATCCGTAATCtgtctatatatttttttttaaaatttcatttccgaTAAGTATCGGAACTAAGACCTAAACACTGAAATACAGGAGATCGACGGAGTTTTATTCATAAAATGTATATCGTGTACTCTCTGTACTTGTCACATAACCATTATGGATtcgttaaaaaatgaaataaagtgcttcGTTTCTTGCGTATCTATTGCTGTAATCCTCGCATAACGTTTCCTACTAAAATCTCGAATCTTTAAATTTCTCCACAAACTCTGTCAAAGTTTTGTCCTCCTCGCACTCTCTAGCACAGTATCCCACACGCAGTGACAAAAAACGAACTTTTGTCGGGCGGTTGGCACGACAGCGTTACCTGTGGCACAATTTCTTGGTGTGTGAGTGTGGTCGGTGTGCGGGGGGGGGTGGGTGTGAAGAGGCGGGGGTCGGCTGTCGTGTGCTCCCACCCGACCACATCCCGATAAGGAAGTTCGTCTATCGGTGGATCAAAATGTCATATGTGGTTTTGTCGGTCGGTCTATCGCTCTGTTGTTGCCTGTGCAGGCCCTTTATTTTCACTTGctgactaataaaaaaaaaatgttccagggCAACAGACTTCGAGAGATCGATATTGCTAGTGAGAAATGGAAGGCACCTACTGTTTCCGGCTGGCACCAGTTAACAAAGCCGGAAGTCTTTCTCGTCATTTAGTCGATAGAAGAGTCTACCAGTAAGTAGTGTGGGATTGTGATTCTGCTGATTTTTGCGTTATTTCGTGTTTTCTTGTCAGGTtgtgtttataataataattattgttgcaGCTCTTCAGTACTTATAATTAAATCAGGTGTTTTAGTAATATAATAGGATGATTTGAGTTTGTGTTCAATCATACAAAGTCGGATAACAGATACATCTTGTTACGTTATAATCCTATCCCACATAAGTTCCCTTGTGTGTGAGACATGCGTTTTTTGCCAGTTCCGTCGTTTTATAGATAttgtgtaaattttattttgttgttgcttaaAACGGACTGAATACATGCCAGAAAGGCCACGTGCACCCGTCGTTCTGTTACCAGTCACTTAACCGGGTATTTCTCTCTGTATTTGCCTGTATACCGTCTACTGCATAATATCTTTTTTCTTTAGAAAAGAAAGTAATTTCAGCAAACCGAAGATTTTCCGTATTCGTtatttatttcagtaaatattgCATGGTGGTGCCATTTCGTTGTGAACGAGAGAAGTTGAACGTGTAATTGACTAAGCCGTCTTGATTTTGGGATGGCTATAGGAATCGTATTTGTTGATTGTTTTTCTAACACGTTTCAGAACCCGTTTTTCCCCATTGTATTCTGTAAGCGGTCATCCCTTCTAACATCTCATTATATCAGCAACGAAATTAATAAAGTTTTGAATAGTCATCGCACCTGAAGACCCACCAACTTGTAAGGGGGGGGTGGAGACGATACAACAAACTGCTGTAAAAATTTGTGGATTAGATGATTAAAGCATAAGGGAGTGACTCCTGAAAAACAAAGAGGAATAGAGTATGTTGCGCTAAAAACTGAACTTGGGGGCCGGATATTAGTTAAAGGTAGGAAATAAATTTCTCCTGGAATAAGATTACatgtttgtagtaataatgcagtccaTACAGTCCTGTGAAAAAGGATTTTTGTTACTGATCTTAGATGCTGCAGTGCAGTTAAAGAAGTAGGCCTGCATAGTGCTCAGTCCGTACACCTCTCTCCTGTTTGCCTATATACCAGTCAtaagtattttgtttttgtgcGATATGCTTTGCAGGTGTTTCTAATTTTTTAGTTAAATTATTTTTACATTCTAAGCACAGGGGCTGCTGGGAGcatatgtaacagcatttcacatgtgAACTCGCTCCCATCAACCACTGTGCCGAGTGTCAGCACGGATTGTGCGAATTGTGACAATTTTCTCTCCgtaattgtcattttttttaagTTATTAAATTGCAACATAAATTCAGTTAATTTTCTATCATaatactgctgtgtgtgtgtgtgtgtgtgtgtgaaaaatacaAGGGTTTCATAAGCTGTGGCATGGTcgcgaatatagaataaatttcctttccttcacatctatggtcacaaattttatcAGATTACAagttttggtctataatgaccatttCAGATGTGCAGCAAAATATGGCTAAATAAAAATACACTAGCATATTGTCTAaggcttaaaataataaaatagaccataatgaaaagtattactgaccaCATGTGCATTTATGCGTTTTGAATATgtagaggcatacctgttttataaaaaacgTCCTAATATATTGGAGCCATAGTGCCatcatcaaatgttaaatgcgaAATCAGCACTAGCATTGTCAGATATATATGAATAACAGCATaagcaagagtcatcttgtcagcagcgatactgttcaaaacaaactgccgcaCAATAGCCACACAATGTTGTGTAGcatgttcaccagatgtcgctactgtaggcatACACACATTCTTCAgtgattaaatgtaaaataaagggggatacaatcagTAAATTCTTTAAAGGGCTTATAAGGGGGAAGAGgcgttacagtaataaaaagcaatgaaataaGTTATGATGAAAGTTAGATTGTTAAAAAGGAAGATATTAAGAGACAATAATTGACATACTCTAAAGTGGCAAAGATAATGACGTAATTAATAAATAGCTTTCAGAGTACGcagaacaatataaaaattatgtcagtaatacttttcattagtaatacttttcattgtggtcaattttattgttttaagcattTGATAATCTGCTAGTCTGTTTGTGTTTACCCATATTTTGCTGCATATGGTCATTTTAAACCAAAACTGGTACTCTcatgacaaaaaaaattgtgaccatagatgtgACGCAAAGGAAATTTATAACACAAGGGTTGGCCATGACATGTATCAAAATCTGTGCGTAGTCATAGACAGAAAACACTTAGTACATTATTCTTGAGAAGGGTTGCTTGTTATTAGTGATAACTGAAAGTCTCCAACACAATAACTGTTGTATACATTTCCATATATGGCAAACTTTATGTTGATTGTTGTTCTTATTACAGAACATGGCGGACGCTGCTCCAGCCGGTGGACGAGGGGGTTTTCGTGGTGGTTTTGGTTCCAGAGGTGGTCGTGGAGGCCCAAGGGGTCGGGGTCGTGGTAGAGGACGTGGCAGGGGCCGTGGAGGCAAAGAAACTGAGAAGGAATGGGTTCCCGTTACTAAGTTGGGTCGATTGGTGAAGGATGGGAAAATACGCTCGCTTGAGGAGATATACCTGTTCTCACTGCCGATTAAGGTATTATAGCTTTCCCGTGTAATGCTGATAAGGAATGACATAAGAAAAATCTCaatcaatttttttctctttctaggAGTTTGAAATAATTGATTTCTTCCTTGGCACCTCTTTGAAGGATGAAGTTCTTAAAATCATGCCAGTACAGAAGCAAACTCGAGCTGGTCAGAGGACAAGATTCAAAGCATTTGTTGGTGAGGAATGAAGCTTTTATTCatcttttaaaattatatatatgatCTTCCTAATTTCACAAGACCTTGTGAGAAGACCTGTACCTTCCCTATTTGTCTGAAAGTAGCACCGAAAAACCCCATCATGTCTAGATGACTTGTTATGGCAGTTCAGGTGCAAGAGAATCATTTGGCCCTGAACCATTGGGCAGTCCTGATTTGGAGTCTCCACACTGATGTGGGCCATACAGATGATTTTATGTTACATTATTTCATGTGCTTTTCATTAACATTTGTTGTAGATGTAGTGTTCAAAGTATTTTTTTCCCATACTTCCAATTGGATTCTAGTGTctgtttttctaaaattattttaactgtggATCTCAACCCAAACTTGCAGTCTACACTGTTGTAGTCTGAATGTACTGTAGAGCTTGGCATCAGTGTTCATAAGTGAATGTGTTGCAGACAATTAAACTACTGTTTATACAGTGTATTGGGAGTAATTTTATTTAGTATTGGCTGATTGTTTATTTTTGTCAAGCGGTTTAATAATTCACTGACAAATCTTATGTAGCATTTGTTTCCCAATTGACATAATTGCACACTTCTTTGCAGCTATTGGTGACTCTAATGGGCACATTGGGCTTGGTGTGAAGTGTTCCAAGGAAGTTGCTACAGCTATTCGTGGAGCAATTGTTCTTGCAAAGCTGTCTGTTGTGCCAGTTCGAAGAGGTTACTGGGGTAACAAGATTGGAAAACCACACACAGTGCCTTGCAAGGTGGGTTTTGgaaatttaataattaattaaattttagcACTAGACAGGAATCTTTCAATCATTTGCCAGATTAGAATGTCGGCAGAGTTACGCTTTGGGAGCCATATGGAGATGGCTTTTATTTGTATTAGTAAACTATTTCTGAATTGGAGATGATAATGTTATTCAGGGTGTATGCAATCCGTGTAAAATCTGGGAGTTTTCTAgacttctgggaatttttcattgattTGGTTTTTTGTATAATTTTGGTTGGTAAGACATGATAAATAGCAAAATCCATCAAAGGCTTTACAACGAAGACTATGGAATGCTTAATaaagtgacgtcacaactgttcacatttagTTAGTTTTGAGCAGTTGCCTGCAGGCTCATGCGCTTGTGCAGTTGAGTtgtgtatgagcagtgccttctcccgcttcttgctacttgaagcgtggctgcAGCAGTAGCAAGAAGGGGTCTTGCtacacagaaaaatttttctggtgcacccaagctgccagattcgcacgTGTCCGTAGAGCAGTCTGGGTTTTAGTGGGGAGTATAGTGACCCATGTTTATgttcagtgattttgctgtttcctgatGTCCTATTTCGTCTTCGTTTACAGTtcacacatcaaatgaaaacaaaattgatttctgtggctgggagctatcaagccAATTAAAAAATGCATGTCATTATGGAAGGCTGttattttcagttttctgattttattttcacttttttggcAGCCGCGCATTAATCGCCTTGAACAACAATGGAgtaatttttgtctgtttgctaaattaatgtggcttttattaatctttacgCAGATGCAGTCAATTTATGAGAAACGAAATGTTTCATTCCacattattggctagtttcaattgtTCACTGAATTTGAAGGGCACTTTTTTATCTtctggcacatatggcattatgccccAATAAAGAATCAAACGTGAGACTATTCAATActggtactcaaagaaaatttTCATCCTGAAAAGTGCACTGAAAAGCTTGATAACAGGTtagggcctacttcattgtgaatctggacatagtGAATGTGtccttcaagccgaattatgcattttagtaaagTTTATGGAAGTCCTATGCTCTTAGAGTaccctctgatgtcctgtttcttttatgacgtcatataagATCTCTTAACGCTATATGTGTACGAGCATATTGGCTTTCTACGTCATTGTAGCTGCCCATATGCAGTGACACCTGTTTTTGGTGCTCTCTGGCGGCCACTGAAAAGAACCCATGTCTTCAGAGGTCACTGGAAAATACTGCGAATGGTTTGGTTCTTCGAAAAGTGttattttcaaaggaaattttcttttagtcaagatggagtatgttacgtgtgagaatgtgcaatgaatttcttaaatcacaagagCATTTATCTCTAGTTTAAAACTTAAAACTTTCAGGACCAGCCATTTAGAATAATTTCAGTCCCAAAAGAGCAGACATCGAtgtcattgtttaaaattttactggcgcatttgtgtgatgtatcttgaagTGCAACACAAGCTAAAAAGACCAATGctatatgtgaaagcttaacttCCTTGTTACTTACTAATCATCAAGacaaatattacatgtgaaagcttagtttTTCTGGTAGCCACACTAGATACATTAATTAAACCATTAACTTTGCCTATTTGTGCATTCACGTTACTTAACAGTGATGGTGTTGCTATTGGCTAACTACTGCATCATATGTCCTatactctgaatatctgctgtgactTGCTGGTGTGATCATATGatgtgagctatgattggcttcAATAGCACATTGCAGTCtttatttcaatgctttggaaacttAGGTGCTGTGTTTAGTGGAATTCGAATTCGTACTATGAAAACATGTGGTGCACACATTGCTGCACataaaagatctttccaaaacacttccccgctcccctcccccgtgccaagtttcgttttctaaagtgccgggaagttctCGCTGTTGTGTAAAACCTTtactattcaaaggattgatgtttttacagctccgagggaaagtaCACTGTCACTTTCCAtggaaaaagtttattttcactgtggaacaagtgtattttcacatgagaaagtgattttttaactgggagatccgggaattttttctTGTCTGCGTATACATCCTGATTATCATACTGTAATTTGTAAGAATCTTCTAAGTTTCGTGTTATATATAAATGTGGAAACACTATTAGTCATTTATACTTTAAATGTAAACTGGAAATAGTTGGCATTGAGGCTGATAGGTATCATTTCTGGGTGACTAATGAAATTCAGGTTTTTCTTTTTGCATATTGGATGGCAGCTGTCGTGGAATAGGAGTAAAAATATAATAACTGTAAGCAAGAGACAATATAGTATTGGTAAAGGTTGCCACTGTTCAGATATGTAAGGATGATATTTAGAATAATTGTAGGTTTTCAACAGAGTTAATGTTATTTTCCTTTCACCATATTTAAATGAAGTCTGTAATTTATCTTTGTCAGACATTGCTTGTGATTTTGATGCTTGTTAGGACTCGAAGCAAACTGAAACTACCACTTAATCAGTTGTACCTACTGTCAAGGATGAAGCTTTTTTTAGAGATTTTTAAGACAAGCCAAACAGCTGTGCCAAGCTGAAGAAGTTCTGTGTTAAAGGGAAGCCCTTATCCACTGTTGGGCCATTGTTTGGTAGTGCAATGAAACAACTGCCAGGATAGCATACAGTGTTCTTCATTTAATTTGTATGAAGTCCAGACTCTTGAGTGATGAAATCTGCAGAGCTATGAAATCTGCGTTTGCTCTTTAGGTCTTTGCCAAGGATGTTCTCCAAATATTGTGGAAGTAAAATAACTAACTTTGGTGCAGACCTAGAAAATTGTAAATCATGCCAAGAAGGAATGTGGAATGGGTTGAACACAACACTGGCAGTAGGAAGATGAGAGTAGTATTTGGAGCATCTGTAAAGATCATATAAGGTGTAATTCGCCTTTCTCCATTGTGTATTTTGGGTAGGTGTTGCAA
It includes:
- the LOC126251942 gene encoding 40S ribosomal protein S2: MADAAPAGGRGGFRGGFGSRGGRGGPRGRGRGRGRGRGRGGKETEKEWVPVTKLGRLVKDGKIRSLEEIYLFSLPIKEFEIIDFFLGTSLKDEVLKIMPVQKQTRAGQRTRFKAFVAIGDSNGHIGLGVKCSKEVATAIRGAIVLAKLSVVPVRRGYWGNKIGKPHTVPCKVTGKCGSVQVRLIPAPRGTGIVSAPVPKKLLQMAGIEDCYTSARGSTGTLGNFAKATYAAIAKTYAYLTPDLWKEEPLTKTPYEEFADYLYKNNRPVAGSNPQRDV